In the genome of Candidatus Aminicenantes bacterium, the window AAAATCTACAGCCTGATCTGGGACCGCTTCATGGCCTCCCAGATGAAAGCCGCTCGCATCGATGTCACCACTTTCGACATCGCAAATGGTAACTATCTTTTTGCCGTAAAGGGCGAAGTAATCCGTTTTGATGGTCATTTAAAATGTTGGAATACCGACAGCGGTACGCCATTGCTGCCACCTTTAGAGGAAGGAGAGGTTCTGAATGCTCTGGCTGTTACCCCCAAACAGAATTTTACCAAGCCGCCGTCACGGTACACGGAGGCCAGCCTGGTCAAGATTCTTGAAGAGAAGGGGATCGGGCGCCCCTCCACCTATGCCAAGATCATCTCCACCCTGGGGAAGCGGGATTACATTGTTCGAGAAGAGCGACGTTTTGTCCCGACACAATTGGGGATCAAGGTGACGGAATACCTGGATAGACACTTTTCGGATATGATGCAGTATTCCTTTACTGCGGAGTTGGAAAAGCAACTGGACAAAGTATCCGAAGGTAAGTTGGACTGGGTGCAGGGAATTCAGCGTTTCTATCAACACCTGGAACAAAACCTCGACCAGGTCCGCAATACGGAAAAAGTGGACCTGAAAGTGGGCCGGGCTTGTCCCGAGTGTGGCAAAGACCTGGTAAAAAAGTATTCACGCAAAACCAACGGCTGGTTCGTCGGTTGCAATGGATATCCCCAGTGTACCTATACGGAGCGGTTGGACAAGGATACTCCCCGTCCCAAGGACGAACCTCTGGATCGTTCATGTCCCCAGTGCGGCAAACCCCTGGTTCGTCGTTATTCACCCAAGACGCGGCAACACTTTGTCGGCTGTACCGGGTACCCCGAGTGCCGCCATATCGAGACGGAAGAGCCGGAACTGGGAGAGTGTCCTGTGTGCGGGAAACCCTTGCGCAAAAGCTATTCCCGCAAAACCAGGCGCTACTTTGTCGGTTGCTCGGGATATCCGGAATGTACCTATATTCAGAAGTCACCTCCATCTGAAAAGACGGAATCAGGGGAGGATTCCGTTTGATCCCAACGGTTCAGGTGATCGGCGCCGGGCTTGCCGGCAGTGAAGCCGCGTTGCAAATGGCGGATCGGGGAATCCGGGTGAAACTGTACGAAATGCGACCGCAAACCGGCACCGAAATTCACGAAACGCCGTTTGCCGGTGAAATGGTTTGTTCCAATTCCCTGGGCTCAACGGAGCTTCACTCGGCTTCCGGTTTGTTGAAAGCGGAACTGGAGTTGCTGGGGAGTCGTTTCCTCCAAACCGCCGCCCAATTCCGCGTACCCGCAGGGAGTAGTTTTTCCGTGGATCGGCATCAATTGGCTGAAAACATGGAAAGCACATTGGCGGCCCATCCCGGCATTGAAATGATCCGCGAAGAAACGCGGGAGTTGCCTGAAACCGATGTTCCCGTGATTGTGGCTACCGGACCACTGACCAGCCCGGTGTTTGCCCGGCACCTCACGCGGTTTACCCAGCGCAGGCACCTTTTTTTTTACGATGCCACCAGCCCCATCATTCGTTCCGACAGCATCGATTTCTTCCGGGTTTTTCGCGGCACTCGTTACGATAAGGGCGAGGCCGATTTCCTTAATATTCCCCTGGCTGAGGGTAACTATCATGCTTTTGTTTCCGAGCTGGTCAAGGCGGAGACCGTAGAACTCCCCGATTTCGAGAAAGGGATTTTTTTCGAGGCCTGCCTGCCGGTAGAAGAGATCGCCCGCCGGGGACCCATGTCATTGGCATTCGGACCGATGAAGCCGGTAGGATTAAAGGATCCCCGCACCGGGCATATGCCCTTTGCCGCGATTCAGTTGCGCCGGGACAATATCCGTGAAACCCTTTACCAGATGGTGGGTTTCCAGACAAGGCTGAAGTGGAAAGAACAGAAGCGTATCTTCCGTACACTCCCCGGGTTGGAAGCGGCTGAATTTGAACGTTTCGGGCGCATGCACCGCAATACGTATATCAATGCGCCCCTGATCCTGGACGCGACAGGGCGTGCCCGCAGAAGGGATTCGTTGTTTTTCGCCGGTCAAATCAGCGGAGTGGAGGGATACGTGGAATCGATCTGCTCCGGCCTGCTGGCAGGGCGCCAGATGTCGCGTCATCTTACCGGGCGGCCTCTGGTACCGTTGCCCGGGGAAACCGCCTGCGGTGCCCTGCTGGATTACGTTTCATCCGCAGAGTGGAAGAATTTCCGGCCCACCAAGTTCTCTTTCGGTCTTCTGGCGCCCCTGGAATTGTCCCGGGAAAGCCGGAAACTCTCGAAACGAGAGCGCAAAGAACAACTGGCCCAACGGGCCCTGGAGACCCTGGACCAATGGATTCGTCGTCAAGAGTTCTAAACGACTACCTGGAATATCTGCGCGATATTCGCAATGTATCGCAACACACTCTGCGCGCATACGGGCAGGATATCCGCCAGTATCTCTCTTTCCTTAAAGAAAACCGGCTCAAAGCCGACCGGCAGTCGGCACGCGACTTCATTACCTGGGCTTACCTGCAAAGCGGCAACAAGACCACGGTGGCCCGCAAGATCTACGCGGTCAAATCTTTCTGTGATTTTCAGGTTCAGCGGGGCCGCATCAAGGACAATCCTTTTGATGGTATCCAGTCGCTCAAGATTGATCGCAAAATTCCCCAGATTCTTACCGAGGCGGAAGTGCTGGGTTTTCTCGACCGCCTGCCCGAAGACACTTTTATCCGGTTGCGCAACAAGACGATCTTTGAGTTGCTGTACGCTACGGGGCTGCGGGTATCTGAGTTAACGGGGCTGACTCATGACCATATTCGCGTCAATGAAGGTTTGATCCGGGTAATGGGAAAAGGAAGAAAGGAACGAATCGTTCCATTCAATGCCCATGCCGGCCGTTTGCTGACACGCTATATGGATGCTTGTCGTGCCCGTTTTTCTTCTCTGCCTGACAGAGTGTTTCTCAACGTCCGGGGAAGCGGCATTTCGGAACGGTCCATTGAGCGTATTCTGCAGGCCACTTTCCAAACATTGACGCAGAGTACCCGCAGGGTTTATCCCCACCTGTTCCGCCACAGTTTCGCCACCCACCTGCTGCAGAGAGGGGCGAACCTCAGGATTATCCAGGAACTTTTGGGCCACACGAATCTGGCCACAACGCAGAAGTACACCAGCCTGAATTATGGTGACCTCTTAAAGGTTTACCGCAAATACCATCCGCGATCGAAATGAAAAGAAAGTGGTTTTCCTGGTTGCTGCGGCTGACGGTCAGCGCTTTGCTGATCGGATATTTTGTTTTCAACCTGGCGGACAGATACGGTG includes:
- a CDS encoding methylenetetrahydrofolate--tRNA-(uracil(54)-C(5))-methyltransferase (FADH(2)-oxidizing) TrmFO, which gives rise to MIPTVQVIGAGLAGSEAALQMADRGIRVKLYEMRPQTGTEIHETPFAGEMVCSNSLGSTELHSASGLLKAELELLGSRFLQTAAQFRVPAGSSFSVDRHQLAENMESTLAAHPGIEMIREETRELPETDVPVIVATGPLTSPVFARHLTRFTQRRHLFFYDATSPIIRSDSIDFFRVFRGTRYDKGEADFLNIPLAEGNYHAFVSELVKAETVELPDFEKGIFFEACLPVEEIARRGPMSLAFGPMKPVGLKDPRTGHMPFAAIQLRRDNIRETLYQMVGFQTRLKWKEQKRIFRTLPGLEAAEFERFGRMHRNTYINAPLILDATGRARRRDSLFFAGQISGVEGYVESICSGLLAGRQMSRHLTGRPLVPLPGETACGALLDYVSSAEWKNFRPTKFSFGLLAPLELSRESRKLSKRERKEQLAQRALETLDQWIRRQEF
- a CDS encoding tyrosine recombinase XerC, giving the protein MDSSSRVLNDYLEYLRDIRNVSQHTLRAYGQDIRQYLSFLKENRLKADRQSARDFITWAYLQSGNKTTVARKIYAVKSFCDFQVQRGRIKDNPFDGIQSLKIDRKIPQILTEAEVLGFLDRLPEDTFIRLRNKTIFELLYATGLRVSELTGLTHDHIRVNEGLIRVMGKGRKERIVPFNAHAGRLLTRYMDACRARFSSLPDRVFLNVRGSGISERSIERILQATFQTLTQSTRRVYPHLFRHSFATHLLQRGANLRIIQELLGHTNLATTQKYTSLNYGDLLKVYRKYHPRSK